A window of Deltaproteobacteria bacterium genomic DNA:
CTCCTTAAAAGTCCGGCCAATGGCCATGGTTTCACCGACCGATTTCATGGAGGTGGTCAGCACATCTTCCGTTTCGGGAAACTTCTCAAAGGTCCAGCGCGGGATCTTGACGACGCAATAATCAATCGTCGGTTCAAAAGAGGCCATCGTCTCTTTGGTGATGTCGTTGGGTATCTCATCCAAGGTGTAGCCGATCGCCAGTTTGGCGGCAATCTTGGCAATCGGGAAACCCGTGGCCTTGGAAGCCAGGGCGGAGGAGCGGGAAACGCGCGGATTCATTTCGATAACCGTCATTTCACCGGTTTGCGGGTGGACGGCAAACTGGACGTTCGAGCCACCCGTCTCCACGCCGATTTCCCGCATGATGGCGATAGCCGCGTTGCGCATCTGCTGATATTCCCGATCCGTCAAGGTCTGGGCCGGCGCTACAGTGATGGATTCGCCCGTATGCACGCCCATGGGGTCAAAGTTTTCGATCGAGCAGATGATAACCACATTGTCCGCCCGGTCGCGCATCACCTCTAGTTCATATTCCTTCCAGCCCAGGATAGATTCTTCGAGCATGATTTCATGGATCATGCTGGCATCCATCCCCGCTTTGGCCTGTTCCGCCAGTTCTTCGCGGTTATAGGCAACGCCACTGCCCGTGCCCCCCAGGGTAAAGGAGGGTCGGATAATGATGGGAAAACCAATCTCGGCGGCGACGGGAAAAACCTCTTCCATCGTCCGGGCAAAACCGCTCCGCGGCACCCGGAGGCCGATGTTTTCCATGGCCTGGCGGAATTTTCCACGATCTTCAGCCTTGTGAATGACCTCAAGCGACGCCCCGATCATTTCCACGCCATAGCGTTCCAGGACGCCACTCTCCGCCACGGCGACCGCCGTATTCAGACCCGTTTGTCCGCCCAGCGTGGGCAGCAGGGCGTCGGGCCGTTCCCGCGCGATGATCTTGGTTACCGCTTCCGGTGTAATAGGCTCAATATAGGTCCGGTCGGCCGTCTCCGGGTCCGTCATGATGGTGGCCGGATTGCTGTTGATGAGAATGACCTGGCAGCCTTCCTCCTTCAGCGCCTTGCAGGCCTGGGTGCCCGAATAGTCAAATTCGCAGGCCTGGCTGATAATGATCGGCCCGGATCCGATGATCAGTATTTTGTTTAAATCCTTCCTTTTCGGCATGATCTTTCCTTATAAGCTATCCCTACCACTTTGGAGGCACAGTATCAAGCCAAGTTAATTTAAATAAAGTGGTAAAAATGGGTTCAAAGCAGGGAGGAGTAAGGAAACGTCGTGGTGGCGGAAAAGAAGTGATGGTTCGACAGGCTCACCATGCACGGCGTCCGCCTATCCTGAGCCTGTCGAAGGGTTCACTGATTATTGCTTCCGCAGCTTATACTCCCGTGCCGCCCGGATAAAACTGGTGAACAGGGGATGCGGGTTGGTGGGACGGGATTTGAATTCCGGGTGAAACTGGCAGCCCAGAAACCAGGGATGATCCTTGATTTCCACGATTTCCGCCAGACTGCCGTCAGGTGAGCTACCCGTAATGCGCAATCCCCTGGCCATCATGGCGTCCTTAAAATCGTTATTGAATTCATAGCGATGCCGGTGCCGTTCACTGATTTCAGGCACCTGGTAGGCATCATAGGCCAAAGAATCCCTGTCCAGCACACAAGGAAAAGCGCCTAACCTCATGGAGGCGCCTTTTTCCTTGATCTGCTTCTGCTCGGGAAGGAGATCAATCACGGGGTACGGAGTATTTTCATCGAACTCGGAACTATTGGCCTGATCCAGCAGGACCACATGCCGGGCATATTCCACGACCGCCATCTGCATCCCCAGACAGATGCCGAAAAAGGGGATTTTGTGTTCCCGCGCCTGCTCTATAGCGCAGATCATACCTTCAATCCCGCGGGCGCCAAACCCGCCGGGAACCAGGATGCCATCTGCTTCGGTCAAAAGCGCTCCGTACCCTTCCTTTTCTATTCCTTCCGCATCCACGAAACGGAGGGTTACCCGGCAATCGTTGGCAATCCCGGCATGCATGAGCGCTTCGTTCAAGCTTTTATAGGAATCGGTCAGGTTGACATACTTGCCGACGATGGCGATGCAAACCTCCCCGGCAGAAGGGTGGCAGAACTTGCTGACCACATCTTCCCAAGCTTCCAGGTGCGGCCGGCCGGTCCAGATGTTCAGCAACTCCACGATCTTTTCGTCCAGTCCTTCGCGATGGAAAACAAGGGGCACCTCGTAGATGCATTCCACATCCTTGGCCGTAAAGACCGCCGCCACTTCCACATTGCAGAAAAGGGAAATCTTGGCCTTGATCTCTTCGGATAGAAAATTTTCCGTGCGGCACAGCAGGATATCCGGTTGTATGCCTATCTCCCGCAGGGCCTTGACGCTGTGCTGGGTCGGCTTGGTCTTGACCTCGCCGGCGGTTTTGAGGTGAGGAACCCAGGTCAGGTGAATGAAAATGGCGTTCTTTCCACCCACCTCGTTGCGAAACTGCCGGATCGCCTCCAGAAAGGGCAGGCTTTCTATATCTCCCACGGTGCCGCCGATCTCCACAATGGCCACATCAAATCCCGTGGCCGTCGCCTTGATATAGTCCTTGATTTCGTTCGTGATATGGGGGATTACCTGTACGGTCTTGCCTAAATAATCGCCTTTCCTCTCCTTGGTAATCACGGAAAAGTACACCTGGCCCGTGGTGAGATTATTTCCCTTGCTCATGCGTGTGGAACAGAAGCGTTCGTAATGGCCCAGATCCAGATCTGTTTCCGCGCCGTCGTCCGTCACAAAGACTTCGCCGTGCTGGAAGGGGCTCATCGTCCCGGGATCCACGTTGATATAAGGATCGAGCTTTTGGTTGGTCACCCGCAGGCCCCGGCATTCCAGCAGGGCCGATATGGAAGCGGCCGCCAGTCCCTTTCCCAGAGAGGAAAGCACCCCGCCGGTCACAAAAATGAATTTCGTCTTCATAATTTCTCCTTTGCTTCCTGCCTGATCCGCTCGGCGAGCACCTCCACCGGTTCACCCAGCAGGGACGCCATCGGCAGCAGCGAAAGGTAGCGGTCATCCCAGGGCAGGTTGTACTCATTGATGAGATTGCGGATGTCGTTATAGCGGTAGCCGAGAACGTCCTGCTTGGCGCGCAGCGTCAGCGTTTCGTTGAAGGCCACATGCATCAGGAGTAGTGACGACGCATGCGTCGCCCCTGCACGCGCATCCTGCAGCGGCAGAATAACAATGGCCGCGCCGTCCGCTTTGCCGTAACCAACGTAGAGATGGTTCGTGCTGACGATGGTCCGCTTGGTGCCCATGAGGACGCCCCCCGCCTCCGCCCGCGATCTCATGCCTAAGGAAATACCGGCTCTTTTACGAATGGAAATGGTTGAGAAATCAGCCGGTTTTCCTCCTGCATCCAAATTTCCGATATCGTAGAGGGTGTAGCCCTTGATCTCCCCGATAGCCGGCTGCAGGACCGTCAAGGCTAAAATATTCCTGGTGGTCAGGGAATGAGTGGAATAATTCAACTCTTTCAAGAGCTCGAAAATAATGCCCGTGACGGGCGGTTCTTTTCTGCTGGTACCCACGGTTACCGTCTTGGCCTGATGTCTGATGGCGTCTATGGGCCGGGAAAGCTCATCTATGGCCTGACCCAGCGTAATGTCGAGGAGCTCGCCGGGCCAGGTAAAACCTTCGGCGCCCGGAAACTCATGCCAGAAATCATCAAGCGGCAGCTTTCCCGCCGCATACTTGAGGAGCAGCACGAGATCGGAAATCGTTTTCACGTGCGAGAAAGAAAACGCCCCCTGCTGCCGGCGCTGATTAAATTCCTGATAAAATTCCCTTACCGTCCGATGGAACCGGCGGTCGGCCATTTTTTCATAGAGGGAATATTTATCCCGAATCTGATCCGTCAGGGCCGCATTGAGGCGAGCTCGAAAGGCCCGGAAGAAAACGGCCTCTTCATCAATGGCGCGGGCCGCAAAATATCCCCATAAATGGCCGGCAACGGTATTGAGAATGACGGGCAAAGGCAGCGGCGCACGCGGCAGCTCGATGACGGCGTCGGCGATGCCGTGAAAGCGATCTTCCCCCTCATCGGTAAAAACGATCACCCCGGCCTTATGGGCCTTAAAAATGGCCACATCCTTGATAATATCGCCCAGCACGGCTTCCGGGGTGCCGGACGCACAAACAATGATCAGAGGTTCGGCAGACAAGTCTATATGTTTTTTATTTTCCACCACATCGGAGGAAATAGTGCGGTAACAAAGTTCGGAGAGCTTGATTCTGATCTCGTCGGCGGCCGCCTTATTGGGGCCGCTGCCCACCACGGCCCAGTATTTCTTCTGTCCGGCTTCCTGCTGCGCTGCCAGTTGAATTTGCTCTTTCTTTTCCAGCACGCGCGTCATCAGGGCGGGCGCCTGCTCCAGAATGCCCAACTCCTCGGCAATGAACGCGTCGGCCCGGGTTCCGAGCAACAGGGCCAGATAAAGGGCCAGGATGTGACCGGCCACTATCTGGGAATAGAAGGCCTTGGTGGAAGCCACGGACATCTCGATATCCCGCCCGTCGCTGGTATAAAATACTCCCTGCGCCTTGGTCGTAATATCGGATTGCCGGCGATTGACGATCGCCACTACCATCGCGCCGCGTTCCACCGCCATCGCCACGGCACGGTTGGTGTCTGTCGTGGTTCCCGACTGGGTGATGGCAATAATCATCGTATCGTGCAGGCGATCGGCCAGGCAAAAACCGCTGAGCTCGGAAGCAACCCTGGCATTAACCTTGATGGAACTGCCTTCCAGATACCTTTCCAGGGCGCAGGCAATCGCTTCACCGGCTACCGCCGCTGTGCCGTGCCCCGTAACGACGATCCGCGTAATTTGGCCGGCAAGCAGGGCCTCTTTCAATGCGGGCGGAACAACATCCTCGCCGAGGTTGAAGGTGACTGCCGGGCCCGTTTCCTGCCTGGCAATGAGGTATTTGCCGCGTAGCGTTTTCTGCACGGACAGCCCGGCTTCCGTAATTTCTTTCAGGAAATAATGCGGGTAATCCCCTCGATCTATGTCGCGCGTGGTGATCTCGGCCCTCTTGATCTGCTCCGCCTGAATGACGAGCGGCGTACCATCATAGAAGCAGGCGCTGATGCCGGCCAGTCCTCCCGCAGATTCCTGAGCAAGGATAAAGATCTGACCGGCCGTTCCATCGGTATCGTTCCGGGAGCGTTTTTCTCCATCCATTTTGAGAAAGAAAGGCGTCATTTCGACCAGACCGTAGAGCTCCGAGGAAAATACATACTGATCGGGAGCAATTCCCA
This region includes:
- a CDS encoding CTP synthase — translated: MKTKFIFVTGGVLSSLGKGLAAASISALLECRGLRVTNQKLDPYINVDPGTMSPFQHGEVFVTDDGAETDLDLGHYERFCSTRMSKGNNLTTGQVYFSVITKERKGDYLGKTVQVIPHITNEIKDYIKATATGFDVAIVEIGGTVGDIESLPFLEAIRQFRNEVGGKNAIFIHLTWVPHLKTAGEVKTKPTQHSVKALREIGIQPDILLCRTENFLSEEIKAKISLFCNVEVAAVFTAKDVECIYEVPLVFHREGLDEKIVELLNIWTGRPHLEAWEDVVSKFCHPSAGEVCIAIVGKYVNLTDSYKSLNEALMHAGIANDCRVTLRFVDAEGIEKEGYGALLTEADGILVPGGFGARGIEGMICAIEQAREHKIPFFGICLGMQMAVVEYARHVVLLDQANSSEFDENTPYPVIDLLPEQKQIKEKGASMRLGAFPCVLDRDSLAYDAYQVPEISERHRHRYEFNNDFKDAMMARGLRITGSSPDGSLAEIVEIKDHPWFLGCQFHPEFKSRPTNPHPLFTSFIRAAREYKLRKQ
- a CDS encoding SIS domain-containing protein, whose amino-acid sequence is MWFKYIAQTFQSLKKYRIYIGRDTRKVCGPAIIIFPLRRQLLCCGLAGVVTVKGAPVQPDGDCLERMGDLLQKIRARGLSAIMAGSLPPTHYLDGDGCLEEMEQCIRSLQEDNNFLRLFGDTALVIQLTGIVKEIKELLSREERLVEEKAGFFSTVKMEAINGRLVMLRDIAWMAERDVLGNVGKILALAGAPQRQEIGSAALRKFKKINFLFNCLDRLEVRGRDSAGLQIAWALNPSGRDQLQAILATPGLQEEFSRRSQCGDLVNGSVNAASLPDRPGRAAGGGNDFLSFTYKTSSIVGELGRNAANLRKAIQEDIIFNALAGIEAVLDTAFVHTRWASVGSITQENCHPVNNFILRDDGADVTVSTEENYPRYGKGAWTISVVLNGDIDNYLRLRQDMEQGAGSIAPAVTTDTKIIPLTIQKYLQGGDDLATAFRRAVNDFEGSHAIAMVSNVEPGKVFLALKGSGQSLYVGIAPDQYVFSSELYGLVEMTPFFLKMDGEKRSRNDTDGTAGQIFILAQESAGGLAGISACFYDGTPLVIQAEQIKRAEITTRDIDRGDYPHYFLKEITEAGLSVQKTLRGKYLIARQETGPAVTFNLGEDVVPPALKEALLAGQITRIVVTGHGTAAVAGEAIACALERYLEGSSIKVNARVASELSGFCLADRLHDTMIIAITQSGTTTDTNRAVAMAVERGAMVVAIVNRRQSDITTKAQGVFYTSDGRDIEMSVASTKAFYSQIVAGHILALYLALLLGTRADAFIAEELGILEQAPALMTRVLEKKEQIQLAAQQEAGQKKYWAVVGSGPNKAAADEIRIKLSELCYRTISSDVVENKKHIDLSAEPLIIVCASGTPEAVLGDIIKDVAIFKAHKAGVIVFTDEGEDRFHGIADAVIELPRAPLPLPVILNTVAGHLWGYFAARAIDEEAVFFRAFRARLNAALTDQIRDKYSLYEKMADRRFHRTVREFYQEFNQRRQQGAFSFSHVKTISDLVLLLKYAAGKLPLDDFWHEFPGAEGFTWPGELLDITLGQAIDELSRPIDAIRHQAKTVTVGTSRKEPPVTGIIFELLKELNYSTHSLTTRNILALTVLQPAIGEIKGYTLYDIGNLDAGGKPADFSTISIRKRAGISLGMRSRAEAGGVLMGTKRTIVSTNHLYVGYGKADGAAIVILPLQDARAGATHASSLLLMHVAFNETLTLRAKQDVLGYRYNDIRNLINEYNLPWDDRYLSLLPMASLLGEPVEVLAERIRQEAKEKL